A part of Podarcis muralis chromosome 13, rPodMur119.hap1.1, whole genome shotgun sequence genomic DNA contains:
- the SPNS1 gene encoding protein spinster homolog 1 isoform X1, with product MLAGPCGFFLPLAMASQRQPYVDTAPILTQADDTEEEGKDGLQTGHEGEEEVQTLTGISSTRAGFIVGVLCFVNLLNYMDRFTVAGVLPDIEAFFTIDDSKSGLLQTVFISSYMVLAPIFGYLGDRYNRKYLMCIGITFWSIVTLGSSYIPKEMFWLLLLTRGMVGVGEASYSTIAPTIIADLFVGDRRSRMLSVFYFAIPVGSGLGYIVGSKVKDVADDWHWALRVTPALGALAVILLITVVREPPRGTVETHSDAPLQYTSWAADLRALSRNRSFILSSLGFTAVAFVTGSLALWTPTFLYRSRLAAGTLQPSPSGHASDSDSLTFGVITCVTGVLGVSAGVEISRRWRRTNPRADPLVCATGLLGSVPFLFLAVVTAKQSIVATYVFIFIGETLLSLNWAIVADILLYVVIPTRRSTAEAFQILLSHLLGDAGSPYLIGLISDRIQADRPQTFLSQFRSLEYALMVCAFVGVIGGGFFLATACFIQADRKRTELYVQGQFHESPEGEDRIVVPQGGRPTKVPVSSVLI from the exons TGGGTTCTTCTTGCCCCTGGCCATGGCATCTCAGCGGCAACCTTACGTGGATACGGCCCCAATCCTGACCCAGGCAGATGAcacagaggaagagggaaaggatgGTCTGCAAACTGGGCATGAAGGGGAAGAAGAGGTACAGACCCTCACAGGCATCTCCTCTACACGGGCTGGCTTCATTGTGGGAGTTCTCTGCTTTGTTAACCTACTGAACTACATGGACCGCTTCACTGTGGCTG GCGTTCTTCCTGACATTGAGGCATTTTTTACAATTGATGATAGCAAATCAGGGCTCCTACAAACAG TTTTTATTAGTAGCTATATGGTACTTGCACCAATTTTCGGTTACCTGGGGGATCGCTATAATCGCAAATACCTGATGTGCATTGGGATCACCTTCTGGTCAATAGTGACGCTGGGGAGCAGCTACATTCCCAAGGAG ATGTTCTGGCTGTTGCTGCTGACACGAGGCATGGTGGGTGTGGGAGAGGCCAGCTACTCAACTATTGCCCCCACCATTATTGCTGATCTGTTTGTGGGTGACCGGCGATCCCGCATGCTCAGCGTCTTCTACTTCGCCATACCTGTGGGCAG TGGACTGGGCTACATAGTTGGTTCAAAGGTGAAAGATGTGGCTGACGACTGGCATTGGGCCCTGCGG GTGACACCAGCCCTGGGGGCATTGGCGGTGATACTGTTGATAACTGTGGTGCGGGAGCCGCCTCGAGGAACTGTGGAGACGCACTCGGATGCCCCTCTGCAATATACTTCCTGGGCAGCTGACCTGCGGGCCCTGAGCCGCAA tcGCAGTTTCATATTGTCATCGCTAGGCTTCACAGCTGTGGCCTTTGTAACAGGCTCCCTGGCTCTGTGGACACCAACTTTCCTGTACCGCTCACGCCTGGCCGCTGGCACTCTCCAGCCTTCTCCCTCAGGACATGCTTCTGACTCTGATAG CCTCACCTTTGGCGTCATCACTTGCGTGACTGGTGTGCTGGGTGTCAGTGCTGGGGTGGAGATTTCCCGGCGCTGGCGCCGCACCAACCCTCGTGCTGATCCCCTGGTGTGTGCAACTGGACTGCTGGGCTCTGTCCCCTTCCTGTTCCTGGCAGTGGTGACTGCTAAGCAGAGCATCGTTGCCACCTAC GTATTTATTTTCATTGGCGAGACCCTCCTCTCCCTCAACTGGGCCATAGTGGCAGACATCCTTCTG TATGTTGTCATCCCCACACGCCGATCCACAGCTGAAGCTTTCCAGATCCTGCTGTCGCATCTTCTGGGTGATGCTGGGAGCCCTTATCTCATTGGCCTG ATCAGTGACCGAATCCAAGCTGATCGCCCCCAAACATTCCTGTCGCAGTTCCGAAGCCTTGAATATGCGCTTATGGTCTGTGCCTTTGTGGGAGTTATTGGTGGCGGCTTCTTCCTGGCTACGGCTTGCTTCATCCAGGCAGACCGTAAGCGCACAGAGCTGTATGTACAAG GGCAATTTCACGAGTCACCTGAAGGCGAAGATCGCATTGTTGTTCCTCAGGGTGGGCGACCCACCAAAGTCCCTGTCTCTAGTGTCCTGATCTGA
- the SPNS1 gene encoding protein spinster homolog 1 isoform X2: MASQRQPYVDTAPILTQADDTEEEGKDGLQTGHEGEEEVQTLTGISSTRAGFIVGVLCFVNLLNYMDRFTVAGVLPDIEAFFTIDDSKSGLLQTVFISSYMVLAPIFGYLGDRYNRKYLMCIGITFWSIVTLGSSYIPKEMFWLLLLTRGMVGVGEASYSTIAPTIIADLFVGDRRSRMLSVFYFAIPVGSGLGYIVGSKVKDVADDWHWALRVTPALGALAVILLITVVREPPRGTVETHSDAPLQYTSWAADLRALSRNRSFILSSLGFTAVAFVTGSLALWTPTFLYRSRLAAGTLQPSPSGHASDSDSLTFGVITCVTGVLGVSAGVEISRRWRRTNPRADPLVCATGLLGSVPFLFLAVVTAKQSIVATYVFIFIGETLLSLNWAIVADILLYVVIPTRRSTAEAFQILLSHLLGDAGSPYLIGLISDRIQADRPQTFLSQFRSLEYALMVCAFVGVIGGGFFLATACFIQADRKRTELYVQGQFHESPEGEDRIVVPQGGRPTKVPVSSVLI; the protein is encoded by the exons ATGGCATCTCAGCGGCAACCTTACGTGGATACGGCCCCAATCCTGACCCAGGCAGATGAcacagaggaagagggaaaggatgGTCTGCAAACTGGGCATGAAGGGGAAGAAGAGGTACAGACCCTCACAGGCATCTCCTCTACACGGGCTGGCTTCATTGTGGGAGTTCTCTGCTTTGTTAACCTACTGAACTACATGGACCGCTTCACTGTGGCTG GCGTTCTTCCTGACATTGAGGCATTTTTTACAATTGATGATAGCAAATCAGGGCTCCTACAAACAG TTTTTATTAGTAGCTATATGGTACTTGCACCAATTTTCGGTTACCTGGGGGATCGCTATAATCGCAAATACCTGATGTGCATTGGGATCACCTTCTGGTCAATAGTGACGCTGGGGAGCAGCTACATTCCCAAGGAG ATGTTCTGGCTGTTGCTGCTGACACGAGGCATGGTGGGTGTGGGAGAGGCCAGCTACTCAACTATTGCCCCCACCATTATTGCTGATCTGTTTGTGGGTGACCGGCGATCCCGCATGCTCAGCGTCTTCTACTTCGCCATACCTGTGGGCAG TGGACTGGGCTACATAGTTGGTTCAAAGGTGAAAGATGTGGCTGACGACTGGCATTGGGCCCTGCGG GTGACACCAGCCCTGGGGGCATTGGCGGTGATACTGTTGATAACTGTGGTGCGGGAGCCGCCTCGAGGAACTGTGGAGACGCACTCGGATGCCCCTCTGCAATATACTTCCTGGGCAGCTGACCTGCGGGCCCTGAGCCGCAA tcGCAGTTTCATATTGTCATCGCTAGGCTTCACAGCTGTGGCCTTTGTAACAGGCTCCCTGGCTCTGTGGACACCAACTTTCCTGTACCGCTCACGCCTGGCCGCTGGCACTCTCCAGCCTTCTCCCTCAGGACATGCTTCTGACTCTGATAG CCTCACCTTTGGCGTCATCACTTGCGTGACTGGTGTGCTGGGTGTCAGTGCTGGGGTGGAGATTTCCCGGCGCTGGCGCCGCACCAACCCTCGTGCTGATCCCCTGGTGTGTGCAACTGGACTGCTGGGCTCTGTCCCCTTCCTGTTCCTGGCAGTGGTGACTGCTAAGCAGAGCATCGTTGCCACCTAC GTATTTATTTTCATTGGCGAGACCCTCCTCTCCCTCAACTGGGCCATAGTGGCAGACATCCTTCTG TATGTTGTCATCCCCACACGCCGATCCACAGCTGAAGCTTTCCAGATCCTGCTGTCGCATCTTCTGGGTGATGCTGGGAGCCCTTATCTCATTGGCCTG ATCAGTGACCGAATCCAAGCTGATCGCCCCCAAACATTCCTGTCGCAGTTCCGAAGCCTTGAATATGCGCTTATGGTCTGTGCCTTTGTGGGAGTTATTGGTGGCGGCTTCTTCCTGGCTACGGCTTGCTTCATCCAGGCAGACCGTAAGCGCACAGAGCTGTATGTACAAG GGCAATTTCACGAGTCACCTGAAGGCGAAGATCGCATTGTTGTTCCTCAGGGTGGGCGACCCACCAAAGTCCCTGTCTCTAGTGTCCTGATCTGA
- the SPNS1 gene encoding protein spinster homolog 1 isoform X3 — MIANQGSYKQMFWLLLLTRGMVGVGEASYSTIAPTIIADLFVGDRRSRMLSVFYFAIPVGSGLGYIVGSKVKDVADDWHWALRVTPALGALAVILLITVVREPPRGTVETHSDAPLQYTSWAADLRALSRNRSFILSSLGFTAVAFVTGSLALWTPTFLYRSRLAAGTLQPSPSGHASDSDSLTFGVITCVTGVLGVSAGVEISRRWRRTNPRADPLVCATGLLGSVPFLFLAVVTAKQSIVATYVFIFIGETLLSLNWAIVADILLYVVIPTRRSTAEAFQILLSHLLGDAGSPYLIGLISDRIQADRPQTFLSQFRSLEYALMVCAFVGVIGGGFFLATACFIQADRKRTELYVQGQFHESPEGEDRIVVPQGGRPTKVPVSSVLI, encoded by the exons ATGATAGCAAATCAGGGCTCCTACAAACAG ATGTTCTGGCTGTTGCTGCTGACACGAGGCATGGTGGGTGTGGGAGAGGCCAGCTACTCAACTATTGCCCCCACCATTATTGCTGATCTGTTTGTGGGTGACCGGCGATCCCGCATGCTCAGCGTCTTCTACTTCGCCATACCTGTGGGCAG TGGACTGGGCTACATAGTTGGTTCAAAGGTGAAAGATGTGGCTGACGACTGGCATTGGGCCCTGCGG GTGACACCAGCCCTGGGGGCATTGGCGGTGATACTGTTGATAACTGTGGTGCGGGAGCCGCCTCGAGGAACTGTGGAGACGCACTCGGATGCCCCTCTGCAATATACTTCCTGGGCAGCTGACCTGCGGGCCCTGAGCCGCAA tcGCAGTTTCATATTGTCATCGCTAGGCTTCACAGCTGTGGCCTTTGTAACAGGCTCCCTGGCTCTGTGGACACCAACTTTCCTGTACCGCTCACGCCTGGCCGCTGGCACTCTCCAGCCTTCTCCCTCAGGACATGCTTCTGACTCTGATAG CCTCACCTTTGGCGTCATCACTTGCGTGACTGGTGTGCTGGGTGTCAGTGCTGGGGTGGAGATTTCCCGGCGCTGGCGCCGCACCAACCCTCGTGCTGATCCCCTGGTGTGTGCAACTGGACTGCTGGGCTCTGTCCCCTTCCTGTTCCTGGCAGTGGTGACTGCTAAGCAGAGCATCGTTGCCACCTAC GTATTTATTTTCATTGGCGAGACCCTCCTCTCCCTCAACTGGGCCATAGTGGCAGACATCCTTCTG TATGTTGTCATCCCCACACGCCGATCCACAGCTGAAGCTTTCCAGATCCTGCTGTCGCATCTTCTGGGTGATGCTGGGAGCCCTTATCTCATTGGCCTG ATCAGTGACCGAATCCAAGCTGATCGCCCCCAAACATTCCTGTCGCAGTTCCGAAGCCTTGAATATGCGCTTATGGTCTGTGCCTTTGTGGGAGTTATTGGTGGCGGCTTCTTCCTGGCTACGGCTTGCTTCATCCAGGCAGACCGTAAGCGCACAGAGCTGTATGTACAAG GGCAATTTCACGAGTCACCTGAAGGCGAAGATCGCATTGTTGTTCCTCAGGGTGGGCGACCCACCAAAGTCCCTGTCTCTAGTGTCCTGATCTGA